From Melitaea cinxia chromosome 23, ilMelCinx1.1, whole genome shotgun sequence, the proteins below share one genomic window:
- the LOC123664902 gene encoding uncharacterized protein LOC123664902 produces the protein MKLLVLLVSVVVVAAKPTTDEEVVGSVIGVVKGCAEQDMALCLKERALKYAENLATAREISIVDGITLIGTGSSRGARSFEPLSEEPKARENQVESRLVDAAAEFLENHVIQLRVPKSTVEDVKRSLEEGRAKKKKLKQLLPIFALLQLKIQSLIPLFLGIIAFAAIKGLLLAKAALLASALLLLKKLLSKSDHHESYEVVAHPHHDEHYSHGGGHGGWGRSQDAQNLAYSAYST, from the exons ATGAAGTTACTCGTGCTGTTAGTCAGTGTGGTAGTTGTCGCCGCTAAGCCGACGACTGACGAAGAAGTCGTCGGCTCCGTCATCGGAGTTGTCAAAGGATGCGCTGAACAAGATATGGCCTTGTGCCTTAAG gAAAGGGCACTCAAATATGCCGAAAATTTGGCAACAGCCCGTGAAATTAGCATCGTCGACGGCATCACACTGATCGGCACTGGTTCTTCTCGTGGTGCCAGGTCTTTCGAGCCTCTATCTGAAGAACCCAAGGCTAGGGAAAACCAGGTGGAATCCAGATTAGTTGACGCTGCTGCAGAGTTCCTGGAGAATCACGTCATTCAGCTGCGTGTACCAAAGAGCACCGTCGAAGATGTCAAGCGATCGCTTGAGGAAG GCCGTGCCAAAAAGAAGAAGTTGAAGCAGCTCCTCCCCATCTTCGCCCTCCTCCAACTGAAAATTCAATCCCTGATCCCTCTCTTCCTCGGTATCATCGCCTTTGCCGCAATCAAGGGTCTTCTCCTCGCGAAGGCAGCACTCCTCGCTTCTGCTCTTCTCCTCCTCAAGAAACTTCTGTCCAAGAGCGATCACCATGAAAGCTACGAAGTCGTAGCTCACCCACACCACGATGAGCACTACAGCCACGGCGGCGGTCACGGCGGCTGGGGAAGATCCCAGGATGCCCAAAACTTAGCCTACAGCGCTTACTCCACCTAA
- the LOC123665218 gene encoding uncharacterized protein LOC123665218 has protein sequence MLRTVAFIALAASCLALPAQDTSHSDNDLEGLTDCLKKDSISCLKYKFFSYVDKMIGQKESFSLTDGVTVVRASDVPPETGAPRALDPVSKMKNYLETHSLRVEVKGSDVIDTVSSVGRALEDTVSSFTEDNDLEEGRGKKKKAAKIMGPLIAAVMLKMMALMPLAIGAIALIAGKALLIGKLALVLSAIIGLKKLLSQQKHVTYEVVAHPHHTSSHTSSHDYGGSSGYGGDTGGYSSGGGGGGHSGGWGRSLDAQSLAYSAQKP, from the coding sequence ATGTTAAGGACGGTCGCTTTCATTGCTCTAGCGGCGTCTTGCCTCGCTCTTCCGGCCCAAGACACGAGTCACTCAGACAACGATCTCGAGGGGCTCACCGACTGTCTCAAGAAAGACTCGATATCATGCCTCAAATACAAGTTTTTTTCATACGTGGACAAGATGATCGGACAAAAGGAATCGTTTTCTCTAACCGACGGTGTAACAGTTGTTCGTGCGAGCGACGTACCGCCCGAGACTGGGGCGCCGCGAGCTTTAGATCCTGTTAGCAAGATGAAGAACTACTTAGAAACACATTCGTTGCGAGTCGAAGTTAAAGGTTCTGATGTTATTGATACAGTGTCTAGTGTCGGCCGTGCGTTAGAGGATACGGTATCATCGTTCACAGAAGACAATGACCTGGAAGAAGGTAGAgggaagaagaagaaggcaGCAAAAATTATGGGACCTCTCATAGCAGCTGTTATGTTAAAAATGATGGCTCTGATGCCGCTGGCAATCGGTGCTATCGCTTTGATAGCCGGTAAAGCGTTGCTAATCGGTAAACTCGCGTTGGTGCTGTCAGCTATAATTGGTTTGAAGAAGCTCCTGTCGCAACAGAAGCACGTGACATACGAGGTGGTAGCGCACCCCCATCACACATCGAGTCACACGTCTAGTCACGACTACGGTGGTTCCAGCGGTTACGGTGGTGATACAGGGGGTTACAGCAGcggaggcggcggcggcggaCACAGCGGGGGGTGGGGTCGGTCCCTAGACGCGCAGAGCTTAGCTTACTCCGCGCAAAAACCATAG